A DNA window from Helianthus annuus cultivar XRQ/B chromosome 15, HanXRQr2.0-SUNRISE, whole genome shotgun sequence contains the following coding sequences:
- the LOC110914604 gene encoding 2S sulfur-rich seed storage protein 2, with product MATTQAIFVFLLVIGIWTFVEASTEVNCPSQIKQQPMQYCHMFLSRYGAATAVTRPQDSLLQRCCQQLGKLAQRCRCMEIREFVRVQQQGGGWDAPRMKRLLKEAPNLPKTCSLGPGSCPV from the coding sequence ATGGCGACAACACAAGCAATCTTTGTATTTCTCCTTGTTATCGGCATATGGACATTTGTGGAGGCTTCAACTGAGGTGAACTGCCCTAGTCAGATCAAGCAACAACCAATGCAATACTGCCACATGTTCTTGTCAAGGTATGGAGCTGCCACTGCAGTCACAAGACCACAAGACTCGCTTTTGCAACGTTGTTGTCAACAACTTGGGAAGCTAGCTCAAAGATGTCGATGCATGGAAATACGTGAGTTTGTACGGGTACAACAACAAGGAGGAGGATGGGATGCTCCACGAATGAAACGGTTGTTGAAAGAAGCACCTAATCTGCCGAAGACATGCAGTTTAGGCCCAGGGTCGTGCCCTGTCTAG